In Candidatus Binataceae bacterium, a single genomic region encodes these proteins:
- a CDS encoding Rrf2 family transcriptional regulator, which produces MRIGEGVEWAIHLCGILGVVPAGFDLPAGRLAEFHELPPAYLAKHLQALSRAGIVTANRGVSGGYRLAKPVSKITLLDITLAIEGSESAFRCTEIRQQGPCAAAPAACKHQCAIAKAFLDAETQWRKALASVSVADIIRTAASESFDKERRRTFQAWLKGAVK; this is translated from the coding sequence ATGCGAATCGGGGAAGGTGTCGAATGGGCGATCCATCTGTGCGGCATCCTCGGCGTGGTTCCGGCTGGATTCGATCTGCCGGCCGGCCGGCTCGCCGAGTTTCACGAGTTGCCACCCGCCTATTTGGCCAAGCACCTGCAGGCGCTATCGCGAGCGGGAATTGTAACGGCAAATCGCGGCGTCAGCGGCGGCTACCGCCTGGCCAAACCGGTCTCCAAGATCACTTTGCTGGACATCACCTTGGCCATTGAAGGATCCGAGTCGGCTTTTCGATGTACCGAGATTCGTCAGCAAGGGCCGTGCGCCGCAGCGCCCGCCGCATGCAAGCACCAGTGTGCGATTGCGAAGGCCTTTCTGGATGCCGAGACGCAATGGCGCAAAGCCCTGGCTTCGGTTTCTGTCGCAGATATCATCAGGACGGCCGCCAGCGAGTCATTCGACAAGGAGCGCAGACGTACTTTCCAGGCCTGGCTGAAGGGTGCGGTGAAATAA
- a CDS encoding FAD-dependent oxidoreductase, translating to MSELEEADCVENFDVVVIGGGLAGLCTASFAASAGARVALYESSPELGGRARTRIKEGYYFNYGAHALYRGGALDTALRDQGVVPRGNVPKLAAGYFVRDRTLHRAPFSASGLKETTLYPSAVKAEVGAALARFGKSAPEVGPGVNARQAVEEFSPSPHVRELISAMLRLTSLIHDPDAADGATLFGQLHRGLSNNAVYVDDGWNQLVSALTARADAGRCQLGVGRRVTAIKPGQTWRVETSGGHSVSAPAVVIALPPRDALELLPNVEALRVAADRSVAVYAACLDLGLSQLPEPRHQFALGIDEPLYLSVHSSAARLAPEGGALVHILRYLEPDRQLDKAVLLAELEGFADLLQPGWRSYVRARQFFWRMPVMCAEPLARFGGLAGRPSVAVPGSPGLYLAGDWVGSHSLLSDAAAASGRLAGEMAAAFAQKNRSSAQPKRFDAR from the coding sequence ATGTCCGAATTAGAAGAGGCGGATTGCGTGGAAAATTTTGATGTCGTCGTGATTGGAGGAGGGCTTGCGGGGTTGTGCACCGCGTCATTTGCAGCGAGCGCCGGAGCCCGGGTCGCGCTCTACGAGTCTTCACCGGAGCTTGGAGGACGCGCACGGACGCGCATAAAGGAAGGCTATTATTTCAATTACGGTGCGCACGCCTTGTATCGCGGCGGGGCATTGGACACTGCCCTTCGCGACCAGGGAGTGGTTCCGAGAGGCAACGTGCCCAAATTGGCGGCCGGCTATTTTGTTCGAGATCGAACGCTACACCGAGCCCCGTTCAGTGCGTCTGGGCTTAAAGAGACGACCTTGTATCCGTCGGCAGTGAAGGCAGAGGTCGGCGCCGCACTTGCCCGGTTCGGCAAGTCGGCGCCGGAGGTGGGCCCAGGCGTGAACGCTCGCCAGGCCGTGGAAGAGTTCTCGCCGTCGCCGCATGTCCGGGAGCTAATCTCCGCCATGCTGCGCTTGACGAGTTTAATTCACGACCCCGATGCCGCCGACGGTGCGACGCTTTTCGGTCAGCTTCATCGGGGCTTGTCGAACAACGCCGTCTACGTGGACGATGGCTGGAACCAATTGGTCTCGGCACTGACGGCCCGTGCCGATGCCGGTCGATGCCAGCTCGGCGTTGGTCGGCGTGTGACAGCGATTAAGCCAGGGCAAACGTGGCGCGTCGAGACCAGTGGTGGGCACTCAGTTTCCGCGCCCGCCGTCGTGATTGCTCTGCCGCCGCGAGATGCCTTGGAACTGCTCCCTAACGTGGAGGCGTTGCGGGTCGCAGCCGACCGATCCGTTGCAGTATACGCTGCGTGCCTGGACCTTGGACTATCGCAATTGCCTGAGCCGCGGCACCAATTTGCTCTCGGCATCGATGAACCGCTCTATCTTTCTGTTCATAGTTCAGCTGCCCGGTTGGCGCCTGAGGGCGGCGCGCTGGTGCACATTCTGCGATACCTGGAGCCCGACCGGCAGCTCGACAAAGCGGTGCTGCTTGCGGAACTCGAGGGCTTCGCCGACCTGCTCCAACCCGGCTGGCGCTCATATGTTCGCGCCCGTCAATTTTTCTGGAGGATGCCGGTTATGTGCGCGGAGCCGCTGGCCCGATTTGGGGGTCTTGCCGGACGGCCGAGTGTAGCAGTGCCCGGCTCTCCGGGCCTGTACCTCGCCGGTGACTGGGTAGGCTCGCATTCTTTGCTCTCGGATGCTGCCGCGGCCAGTGGCCGGCTTGCGGGCGAGATGGCCGCAGCATTCGCGCAAAAGAATCGATCGTCGGCGCAGCCAAAACGATTCGATGCGAGATGA
- a CDS encoding glycosyltransferase family 4 protein has product MEPASIDLEEHRRPMRVLHVAPGNLYGGVETLLVTLAKYRETAPMEPEFAVCFEGRLARELEASGVKVHRLGAARVRNPVSVLRARRRLAALLTKSHYGAAICHMAWPQALFGATIKAGNVPLIFWLHLATDGRHWLERWAGLTRPAVAICPSQFVGERLKNMYPGLAPEIIHYPIAPPAIADRDATRRQVRAELGIADDAVVIIQASRMEPWKGQMQCLRGLAQLRDLDSWICVQAGGPQRPFERDYFEALTKAAAELGIAERVRFLGLRNDVPRLMSAADIYCQPNTGLEGLPIVFGEAMYAGLPIVSSRIGGFWELVDESSGILAPSDDILSLASALRSLIESSDLRNRLGRSARDRAIAFFDPAQQIRKLFAVVTKVR; this is encoded by the coding sequence ATGGAACCTGCTTCCATCGATCTCGAAGAACATCGGCGCCCGATGCGGGTGCTGCACGTTGCGCCCGGCAATCTTTACGGCGGCGTCGAGACCCTGCTCGTCACGCTGGCGAAGTATCGCGAGACTGCGCCGATGGAACCCGAGTTCGCTGTGTGCTTTGAGGGCCGCCTGGCGCGCGAGCTCGAAGCCTCGGGGGTCAAGGTTCATCGGCTGGGAGCGGCGCGAGTGCGCAATCCGGTCAGCGTCTTGCGCGCCCGGCGGCGACTCGCTGCGCTGCTGACCAAGAGTCACTATGGTGCCGCGATCTGTCACATGGCGTGGCCGCAGGCGCTTTTCGGCGCGACGATAAAAGCCGGCAACGTGCCGCTCATCTTCTGGCTTCATCTGGCGACGGATGGGCGCCATTGGCTGGAGCGATGGGCCGGGCTGACGCGGCCGGCCGTGGCAATTTGCCCAAGTCAGTTCGTTGGGGAGCGGCTCAAAAACATGTACCCGGGCCTGGCGCCCGAGATAATTCACTATCCGATCGCGCCGCCTGCGATCGCCGATCGCGATGCAACGCGTCGGCAGGTGCGTGCCGAACTTGGTATCGCAGACGACGCGGTCGTCATTATTCAGGCGTCGCGGATGGAACCGTGGAAGGGCCAGATGCAATGCCTGCGAGGGCTTGCGCAGCTGCGCGATCTCGATTCATGGATTTGCGTGCAGGCGGGCGGACCGCAACGCCCCTTCGAGCGGGACTACTTCGAAGCGCTGACAAAAGCGGCCGCGGAGCTCGGCATCGCCGAGCGCGTCCGATTCCTTGGACTGCGCAACGACGTTCCGCGCCTCATGTCCGCGGCCGACATCTACTGCCAGCCCAACACGGGCCTCGAAGGCTTGCCGATCGTCTTTGGCGAAGCGATGTACGCAGGGCTTCCCATCGTCAGCAGCAGGATCGGCGGATTCTGGGAGCTGGTGGACGAATCGAGCGGCATCCTCGCGCCGTCTGATGACATTCTGTCACTCGCGTCCGCATTGCGAAGCCTGATCGAATCGTCGGACCTGAGAAACCGGCTCGGACGATCCGCGCGCGACAGGGCAATCGCTTTCTTCGATCCCGCGCAACAAATCCGCAAACTGTTTGCCGTCGTCACGAAAGTTCGCTGA